One window of Botrimarina mediterranea genomic DNA carries:
- a CDS encoding transposase, with translation MVASRMPEEFFVELKAHLPPVLRAGPRGGRPRVAHRTVMKVLWWVLATGSRWEEVPPVMGCSGRTAHRSLRAWEELGVWDRLHMYLLRRLRKAGELEHATVVVDSVTVRAFGGGDRSGPSLVDRRKPSSRQTLLANGNGMPLAIRTAEASRNRGDGPRRCRELLGAKVTTIPDAVEAPGDHTAESTTSGDCLNCQSKRQRSIELQPAHGVPTRLALSIRRRDQLPIHVIGVAMRDNLVAIRGVIALLRTDTRRLFETRSREYGLAPELDSTPKETLNALSNPSLSSAPTGLRGNTIPTGRRPLGLLQRVVFEAPSRDINWHPLRGHFRYNRKRYDK, from the coding sequence ATGGTGGCTTCACGGATGCCGGAGGAGTTCTTTGTAGAGTTGAAGGCCCACCTGCCGCCGGTGCTACGGGCGGGGCCGCGCGGGGGGCGGCCACGCGTGGCTCACCGCACCGTGATGAAGGTGCTGTGGTGGGTGCTCGCAACCGGCAGTCGCTGGGAGGAAGTGCCCCCGGTGATGGGCTGCAGCGGCCGCACGGCCCACCGCAGCTTGCGGGCGTGGGAGGAGCTGGGCGTCTGGGACCGGCTCCACATGTACCTGCTGAGACGCTTGCGGAAGGCGGGCGAGCTGGAGCACGCCACGGTGGTCGTCGATTCGGTCACCGTTCGGGCCTTCGGCGGCGGCGATCGATCGGGCCCCAGCCTCGTGGACCGGCGAAAACCTAGCTCTCGGCAGACGCTGCTGGCGAATGGCAACGGCATGCCATTGGCGATCCGAACGGCCGAGGCCAGCCGCAACCGCGGCGACGGCCCGCGGCGGTGCCGCGAGCTGCTGGGCGCGAAGGTCACGACGATCCCAGACGCCGTTGAGGCACCCGGTGACCACACTGCCGAGTCGACGACGTCAGGGGACTGCCTGAATTGCCAGTCAAAGCGGCAGCGGTCGATCGAGCTGCAACCCGCCCACGGCGTGCCGACGCGACTGGCGTTGTCTATTCGGCGCCGGGACCAACTTCCTATACACGTTATAGGCGTCGCCATGCGCGACAACCTTGTTGCAATTCGAGGCGTGATCGCCCTGCTTCGAACCGACACGCGCCGATTATTTGAAACTCGCTCTCGGGAGTACGGATTGGCGCCAGAGCTCGATTCGACGCCCAAGGAAACCCTCAACGCGCTGTCGAATCCCTCTCTCAGCAGTGCACCGACTGGGCTACGGGGCAATACAATCCCCACAGGACGCCGACCACTCGGTTTACTCCAACGCGTTGTATTCGAAGCGCCGTCACGAGACATCAATTGGCACCCTCTACGCGGGCACTTCCGATACAACAGAAAGCGTTATGACAAATAG
- a CDS encoding cysteine peptidase family C39 domain-containing protein → MLYLERCRMLSILLGVILVASMAGAKAHPTAESSCGLDCLRLVSSRLGHSIDASASLGWESDTSLSMKQLQDWLAAAGLQSLAFKASLGEALDMRCPLIAHALMNGSGHYIAIVGINSRDGSVVIYDPAQQHGRDVPKFHSIAPSMLEGRLTGAYLAASKEHLSTDSSALIWGIFSVAIVATAVAVSLSQLRGASRWVRMAPLLAIVYVAGCDSGVAPSSVQKEIELDLGIIAPGSTKEVQAAVENVFDTPLRIVDIKTSCQCTTAELEVGAIIPANTKHFFKVLVDGSSRNTEVSTKLLISGEAGHRTSVTLFSIHGKVVGDVVAVPASVDFGDIPYGRSVSRQIAIHSVSDEVDLEECRAHVHLDGLRVRSLPVDGRSATYLFIVDKSLPLGAFASGARVVDSRSGKALLTIPVNGRVVGDVEVLPSTLHLQKALRSGFDASRYALRLTSVGGVPFTIVSASSPAGVTANIPREVVESDVHRIEVEVRGDYVREDGDYIQLKLGNLSVSTLRVPLL, encoded by the coding sequence ATGCTTTATTTAGAACGCTGCCGCATGCTTTCCATCTTGCTCGGCGTTATTCTGGTTGCATCCATGGCGGGTGCTAAAGCGCATCCTACCGCGGAATCGTCCTGTGGATTGGACTGTCTAAGATTGGTGTCTAGCAGGCTCGGCCACTCAATCGACGCTTCGGCTTCTCTTGGGTGGGAATCTGACACGTCGTTGTCAATGAAGCAGCTTCAGGATTGGCTGGCTGCAGCGGGTCTGCAATCATTAGCATTTAAAGCGTCGCTTGGCGAGGCGCTCGACATGCGTTGTCCTCTCATAGCGCATGCACTAATGAACGGCAGCGGTCATTATATAGCCATAGTAGGGATCAACAGCCGTGACGGCAGTGTAGTGATTTATGACCCAGCGCAGCAGCACGGACGAGATGTGCCCAAATTCCATTCTATTGCCCCTTCGATGCTCGAAGGGCGTTTGACTGGAGCGTACCTAGCGGCTTCAAAGGAGCATCTATCTACAGATTCGTCCGCGCTCATTTGGGGAATTTTTAGCGTTGCAATTGTGGCAACCGCTGTCGCTGTGTCATTGTCTCAATTGCGAGGCGCTTCGCGATGGGTCCGCATGGCGCCACTTCTTGCAATAGTTTACGTCGCTGGGTGCGACAGTGGCGTCGCACCATCGTCAGTGCAGAAGGAGATCGAGCTTGATTTGGGTATAATTGCGCCCGGCAGTACTAAGGAGGTGCAGGCAGCTGTAGAAAACGTTTTTGATACGCCCTTAAGAATAGTAGATATTAAGACTTCGTGTCAGTGCACGACGGCCGAGTTGGAAGTTGGTGCTATAATCCCTGCGAATACAAAGCACTTCTTCAAAGTCCTTGTGGACGGATCTAGCCGTAATACAGAAGTGTCTACTAAGTTGCTAATTTCTGGTGAAGCCGGCCATAGGACAAGCGTAACATTATTTTCCATTCACGGCAAAGTTGTTGGGGATGTAGTAGCTGTTCCCGCCTCAGTGGATTTCGGCGATATACCTTATGGACGCTCGGTAAGTAGGCAGATTGCAATCCATAGTGTGTCTGATGAAGTTGATTTGGAAGAATGTCGGGCACATGTGCACTTAGATGGGTTGAGGGTTCGTTCACTGCCGGTTGACGGTCGTAGTGCGACCTACTTGTTCATTGTCGACAAGTCACTGCCACTCGGCGCCTTTGCTTCTGGGGCACGGGTTGTAGATAGCCGTTCCGGCAAGGCATTGCTGACAATTCCGGTGAATGGGCGCGTCGTTGGAGATGTGGAGGTGTTGCCAAGCACTCTCCACTTGCAGAAGGCGCTTCGGAGTGGATTTGATGCATCGAGGTACGCGTTAAGGTTAACTAGTGTGGGTGGGGTTCCGTTTACAATTGTGTCTGCGAGCTCGCCGGCCGGTGTAACGGCGAATATTCCGCGTGAGGTAGTTGAGTCAGACGTCCATCGGATCGAAGTCGAGGTTAGGGGCGACTACGTACGCGAAGATGGTGATTACATTCAACTGAAGTTAGGCAATCTATCTGTCTCAACGCTTCGAGTCCCGCTCTTGTGA
- a CDS encoding DUF1559 family PulG-like putative transporter, whose protein sequence is MRGQQAGPDQSRILAVLVTRKCWVSMISRRLCKGCRAGDTAATLLELIVTLSIVGLLLQLALPAVESAREAARQSQCKNNLRQLGIGTLLHEQQFGYFPTGGWGWLWLGDNKQGYGHRQPGGWSFSLLAFVGEGAVRDQFSVGVGNGANNSALLSAVAHPIDVFTCPSRRVPRSHPYLYGVAFPQLNAIPIEFARSDYAACLGAWDNPVTTTGPVNLSEADEWKGRSGLKRIPRALSTGVIFQQSETKSTEVTRGMSRTIAVGEKHVPSDRELYQTFGGDNESLYTGYDCDTIRTTGLVPIRDSERNAMNDSWRFGSAHLGAFSTMYCDGSVRSISYDIDLAVFASSGMRGD, encoded by the coding sequence ATGAGAGGTCAACAAGCGGGTCCAGATCAATCACGGATACTTGCAGTTCTCGTAACCCGGAAGTGTTGGGTGAGTATGATCAGTCGCAGGCTTTGCAAAGGTTGCCGTGCTGGCGATACAGCCGCCACTCTATTGGAGCTTATTGTAACGCTGTCGATTGTCGGGCTGTTGCTTCAATTAGCGCTTCCAGCAGTCGAATCTGCAAGAGAAGCGGCCAGGCAGTCGCAGTGCAAGAATAATCTGCGTCAACTGGGAATTGGAACCCTTCTGCACGAACAGCAGTTCGGATACTTCCCCACAGGAGGATGGGGGTGGCTTTGGCTGGGTGACAACAAGCAGGGTTATGGACATAGGCAGCCTGGTGGGTGGAGCTTTTCGCTGCTTGCGTTCGTGGGGGAGGGTGCAGTACGCGATCAGTTTAGTGTAGGTGTTGGGAATGGCGCAAATAATTCGGCTCTTCTCAGCGCGGTCGCCCATCCTATCGACGTTTTTACCTGTCCGTCGAGGCGGGTACCGCGGTCTCATCCCTATTTGTATGGCGTCGCGTTTCCACAACTCAACGCGATCCCCATTGAATTCGCAAGATCTGATTACGCGGCTTGTCTGGGCGCATGGGACAACCCGGTGACTACAACAGGCCCCGTAAACCTAAGCGAGGCTGATGAGTGGAAGGGGCGGTCTGGCTTAAAGCGAATACCTAGAGCTCTTAGCACCGGAGTAATATTTCAACAAAGCGAGACTAAGTCTACTGAAGTAACTCGTGGTATGTCGCGAACTATCGCGGTCGGCGAAAAACACGTGCCTAGCGACAGAGAGCTTTATCAGACCTTCGGTGGGGATAATGAAAGTCTTTACACTGGATATGACTGCGACACAATTCGCACAACCGGCCTGGTTCCAATTAGGGATTCCGAACGGAATGCGATGAACGACTCTTGGCGTTTCGGAAGCGCGCATCTAGGCGCCTTCTCAACAATGTACTGTGATGGAAGCGTTCGCAGCATCTCTTATGACATTGATCTTGCTGTTTTTGCGAGCTCTGGCATGAGAGGCGATTAA
- a CDS encoding MauE/DoxX family redox-associated membrane protein, which yields MSADYRRIRWARIAPDCYVRSVLAALMVIAAITKGLSPGESARAVFDGMPFVGRLLIVQAELAFGVILASGLWRCFVHDAAMLVFTVFALIAMRSVLSGEESCGCFGAAVVDPRVILLIDLLAVAALLATRRGGGRLFYSAWKRVRLVVVVITLMGVPLGFAMSKLAPVHGVAVESVDKFVLLEPETWVGKKLPLLEVLEGKPELASGVWVVLMHHHGCSDCQRVMPGYERRLIRGERVLLVETPPFPKGTAKDGFNRGFARLPDDRDWFVHTPVEIIINDGVVVSVDSELLLDEEAKL from the coding sequence ATGAGTGCCGATTATCGACGCATTCGCTGGGCCCGGATTGCGCCTGATTGCTACGTTCGGAGTGTCCTCGCGGCCCTGATGGTAATCGCGGCGATCACCAAGGGGCTTTCACCTGGAGAATCTGCGAGGGCAGTCTTTGACGGAATGCCGTTCGTGGGAAGGCTGCTGATCGTGCAAGCCGAGTTGGCATTCGGCGTCATTCTGGCCTCAGGGCTCTGGCGGTGTTTTGTCCACGATGCCGCTATGCTGGTTTTTACCGTGTTTGCTTTGATAGCAATGCGGAGTGTGCTTAGTGGGGAGGAGTCTTGTGGTTGCTTCGGGGCCGCTGTCGTCGATCCGCGTGTGATTTTGCTTATCGATCTGCTCGCGGTTGCCGCCCTGCTAGCCACTCGGAGGGGGGGAGGCCGGCTTTTCTACTCGGCATGGAAGCGAGTCCGCTTAGTAGTTGTTGTAATCACCTTAATGGGCGTCCCGTTAGGCTTTGCTATGTCGAAGTTGGCTCCAGTCCATGGCGTAGCCGTAGAGTCTGTGGATAAGTTTGTACTGCTGGAGCCCGAAACCTGGGTTGGCAAGAAGTTGCCGCTGCTCGAAGTTCTGGAGGGAAAGCCGGAATTGGCGTCCGGTGTATGGGTAGTGCTCATGCATCACCATGGCTGTTCAGACTGCCAACGGGTGATGCCTGGTTATGAGAGACGGCTGATTCGAGGAGAACGCGTGCTGCTCGTCGAGACGCCCCCGTTTCCCAAAGGGACTGCAAAAGATGGTTTTAATCGAGGATTTGCGCGGCTGCCCGACGATAGAGATTGGTTTGTCCACACCCCAGTTGAGATCATCATCAATGACGGAGTGGTGGTATCGGTCGATAGCGAGCTGCTTCTCGACGAGGAGGCGAAGCTGTGA
- a CDS encoding glycosyltransferase yields MTVTVSVRTLEVENTISRSRLLSVVVPVYNEHRTVAEVVSQLLKLAMVDEVVLIDDGSDDKTRQVISQFATEQRVRMLRHAENRGKGAALRSGFSACTGQVIIVQDADLEYSPEALPEIARPILDGEADVVYGSRELGSRYEGSHCVYKVANWALTWLSNRMTGLRLTDMETGCKAFRREVIEGITIEEDRFGVEPELTAKVAAAGWRIIEKPVGYQPRSYQEGKKVGFHDGLRALWCIARYSRRRSKAATSDRVVASSFGTCPPPGFTLIEICVVIAIIGTLLAIALPAVQMAREASRRSSCVNNLRQQALAAKLHIDAYQHFPTGGWGEEWVGDPDLGFGPRQPGGWIYNVLPFVEQAALRDLGSGQSTDEKKQSLKQLMMTPLEVLNCPSRRKSEIYPYRGPLPLKNVDPPPEVAKSDYAINFTLSYKRSEVIVAEVLLDKGMSKTLLTAEKGLNQRDYATGESAGDRLSMYTGDCEDVRRTVSNAPTGDRSGGNGGFGGPHPNGCNVAYGDGSVRFVAEEGPLEP; encoded by the coding sequence GTGACTGTTACTGTCTCAGTCCGGACTTTAGAGGTGGAGAACACCATCTCGCGCAGCAGATTACTATCAGTTGTCGTGCCAGTGTACAATGAACACCGCACGGTCGCAGAGGTCGTAAGCCAGCTACTCAAGTTGGCGATGGTTGACGAAGTCGTCCTCATCGACGATGGATCGGACGATAAAACCCGGCAAGTAATTAGTCAATTCGCGACGGAGCAACGCGTTCGTATGCTCCGTCATGCTGAGAATCGCGGCAAAGGCGCCGCGCTACGTTCGGGGTTCTCCGCCTGTACCGGGCAAGTGATCATCGTTCAGGACGCGGATCTTGAATACTCTCCTGAAGCTCTCCCTGAGATTGCCAGACCCATCCTCGATGGCGAGGCAGATGTCGTCTATGGCTCGCGCGAGTTGGGAAGCCGTTACGAAGGCAGTCATTGCGTCTATAAGGTAGCGAACTGGGCACTTACGTGGCTCTCAAACCGAATGACTGGTCTGCGACTCACCGATATGGAGACGGGGTGCAAGGCGTTTAGGCGAGAAGTTATTGAAGGAATCACGATCGAAGAAGACCGCTTTGGTGTCGAGCCTGAGTTGACCGCCAAAGTGGCCGCGGCGGGGTGGCGCATCATTGAGAAGCCAGTCGGCTACCAGCCACGTAGTTACCAGGAAGGCAAGAAAGTTGGCTTTCACGACGGCCTAAGGGCCCTGTGGTGCATCGCACGCTATAGCCGACGACGGTCGAAAGCGGCGACCAGTGACCGCGTCGTTGCATCGTCCTTCGGGACATGCCCTCCACCGGGCTTCACACTAATTGAGATTTGTGTGGTAATTGCGATAATCGGAACTTTATTGGCGATTGCACTCCCCGCAGTCCAAATGGCGCGAGAGGCCTCTCGTCGAAGTTCATGCGTCAATAATCTCCGGCAACAGGCGCTCGCCGCTAAACTTCATATCGACGCGTATCAGCATTTTCCTACGGGTGGGTGGGGCGAGGAGTGGGTGGGCGACCCCGATTTAGGGTTCGGGCCGAGGCAGCCGGGAGGGTGGATATACAACGTCCTGCCGTTTGTTGAGCAGGCAGCATTACGCGACCTCGGGAGTGGTCAATCAACTGATGAGAAGAAGCAATCACTTAAACAATTGATGATGACGCCACTTGAGGTCCTTAACTGCCCATCGCGGCGAAAGTCGGAGATTTACCCGTACCGCGGCCCACTGCCGCTCAAAAACGTCGATCCGCCACCGGAGGTGGCTAAGTCCGACTACGCAATCAACTTTACCCTCTCCTACAAAAGGTCGGAAGTCATCGTAGCGGAGGTCCTGCTTGACAAGGGGATGAGCAAGACTTTACTTACAGCTGAGAAGGGGCTCAATCAAAGGGACTACGCGACAGGTGAAAGTGCCGGCGACCGGCTCAGTATGTATACGGGCGATTGTGAGGACGTCCGTCGCACCGTCTCGAATGCTCCGACCGGGGACCGCAGCGGCGGCAATGGCGGGTTTGGCGGCCCACACCCAAACGGTTGTAACGTGGCCTATGGCGACGGCTCCGTCCGATTTGTAGCTGAGGAGGGGCCACTCGAACCGTGA
- a CDS encoding type II toxin-antitoxin system Phd/YefM family antitoxin: protein MPHTEWSIADAKSKLSEVLNLAEQEAQIITRRDRQYVVMNGDAYRRLTGAQPTLKNLILGGPSLDGVDLKRDLSPGRELEL, encoded by the coding sequence ATGCCGCACACCGAATGGAGCATCGCCGACGCCAAGAGCAAACTTAGCGAGGTGCTGAACTTGGCCGAGCAAGAAGCCCAGATCATCACCCGCCGCGACCGGCAGTATGTCGTCATGAACGGCGACGCTTACCGCCGCTTGACCGGCGCTCAGCCCACGCTGAAGAATCTGATCCTTGGCGGTCCTAGCCTCGACGGGGTTGATCTCAAACGAGACCTGAGCCCCGGCCGGGAGCTAGAACTGTGA
- a CDS encoding type II toxin-antitoxin system VapC family toxin, producing MRTLIDTCVLSEVQRKQGDPRVRARLEALAAEDIFLSVLTLGELKKGIDKLKASARKRALIDWFERIVLTSKDRILPVDTETAIIWGEIASIAERKGKTVPAVDGLIAATALRHGLHLMTRNVSDFEATGVMLINPWEGVSKQHD from the coding sequence GTGAGGACTCTGATCGACACGTGTGTGCTTTCAGAGGTCCAACGGAAGCAGGGAGACCCGCGCGTCAGGGCAAGGTTGGAAGCCCTTGCCGCAGAAGATATCTTCTTGAGCGTTCTCACGCTCGGCGAACTGAAAAAAGGCATCGACAAACTCAAGGCCAGTGCCCGTAAGCGCGCCTTAATCGACTGGTTTGAGCGAATTGTGCTCACATCTAAAGACCGCATCCTACCGGTCGATACCGAGACGGCCATCATCTGGGGAGAGATCGCCTCTATAGCGGAGCGGAAGGGCAAGACGGTTCCCGCGGTCGATGGCTTGATCGCAGCGACAGCTCTGCGTCACGGACTGCATCTGATGACCCGCAACGTGAGCGACTTCGAGGCGACCGGCGTGATGCTCATCAATCCTTGGGAGGGCGTGTCGAAGCAGCACGACTAG